In Candidatus Vicinibacter proximus, the following are encoded in one genomic region:
- a CDS encoding gliding motility-associated C-terminal domain-containing protein, which produces MRFKFKVVLLLAILVVGRISFLSGQCTGIDADAGPDLFTCDPNDPITLQGNVMGNYTKFSWSPTSGLSDPMILDPQVTHKNPGIYKYKLSAEGVGTTNLIVNGNFEAGNTGFSTSYIYGVPGSPFGPNNYGVGDNPQAYNGGFSPCGDHTSGSGQQMVVDGSTTPGSNVWCQTVAVTPGNAYLVEFYVQNVYPVSPSVLNLKVNGATIGSGVAGALCDWIRIEGCFTASSGSANICITEASGVGFGNDFAIDDIAMFEKCMDMDEVTVEIVDVIAKLTIPFKPKCSSETFDLFATGSSFGPNITYEWSTDVGKIISQNGLMAKAKGSGIYTVKVKYKNGNVECEEEASIEYMAPDELVGFVDADGRIDCQKDSVQLTANLTSGSGIYSYKWSPDSNLIDGQNTEIALVKKAGKYTVTITDQTSGCTLLIDYDVKADTAKPAAGITGDTLLNCKNQQVILNSKVLDSTKYYLTWTNPDLSQTNQKFSLTGNLPGRYKLSVLDRNNHCEDSTSWDVKIDTLAPLIELGNDLNIDCKNNGVNVTNNTSNPAGNYGYYWTIDTAKFQKENILMDKLIQKSGKVLLRMVNELNGCESIDSLNVVDSRKVPSLDAGKDEILNCNISSIKLNARINSSDSLDISWSSIGGNIVSGNNRIDPVINQKGWYYIRIKNRTNDCENLDSLYVDQNVTKPMVSAGMDQVFSCIDTVKTIDGSASSQGSQYTFLWTSSDGIIKSGNGTNKIEVSTPGTYVIVVTDTSNGCRDSASAKIVPDLNKPVVSIQSPDTLNCNRQQIDLTATANSLSGNPLTYEWSTQGGGTIQSPNTLQTKINSPGTYTFKATDQSNGCSAFVSVIVGIDTLKPTVNAGKDLVWNCESQQFMLNATASGNSNSFSFNWSSANGQIQGNSATKNITVVSPGTYMVLVKDLINGCESTDLLSIIPDLTKPVVNIQMPDTLNCIQNTLNINAGGSSSGSRFLTSWQSTGGNILGSPTLLNILVDKAGTYVLTIQDTVNKCVSFDSVRVLEDLLKPVIDIPAVGELTCSIRDVLIQGVIQNQGKNSQIIWTTSNGSIIGAANQADCRAGKTGSYYLKVKNLDNGCETIDSISVTENTNVPTELNYNLEQARCTGENASITLLNIVGGVQPYTYFLDNVPVAGPHIPGLSPGRRTIRVVDANGCILNADFIVTTPDPVGVSLPPVIKINEGDPLVLQAVIITPKDSIDWIKWDPADNLSCTDCDNPTVTNLRKETTYTVSYANKDGCIASASITIQIIKKGIWVPTVFSPNGDGINDWFFPSVTEDSYKTIRKFSIFTRWGERVFDRENLQPNIPDQGWNGEFKNQPLNPGVFIYVLEVEWNDGTIQQLKGDINLLR; this is translated from the coding sequence ATGCGGTTTAAGTTTAAAGTGGTTTTATTGCTGGCCATTTTGGTTGTGGGCAGAATTTCTTTTCTAAGTGGGCAATGTACCGGAATTGATGCAGATGCCGGACCAGATCTTTTTACCTGTGATCCAAATGACCCCATCACTTTACAAGGGAATGTCATGGGGAATTATACAAAATTTAGTTGGTCTCCTACTTCCGGATTAAGCGATCCAATGATTTTGGATCCTCAGGTAACGCATAAAAATCCAGGAATTTATAAATATAAACTTTCCGCTGAGGGCGTTGGCACGACCAACCTTATCGTTAATGGAAATTTTGAAGCAGGTAATACAGGTTTCAGCACCAGCTATATTTATGGTGTTCCCGGGAGTCCTTTTGGGCCAAACAACTATGGTGTGGGAGATAATCCTCAAGCTTATAACGGAGGTTTTTCCCCATGTGGAGACCATACATCAGGATCAGGACAACAAATGGTGGTGGATGGGTCTACTACACCAGGATCAAATGTTTGGTGTCAAACTGTAGCCGTAACACCCGGAAATGCTTATTTGGTAGAATTTTATGTTCAGAATGTATATCCGGTTTCCCCATCTGTTTTAAATCTTAAAGTAAATGGGGCTACCATTGGATCAGGGGTTGCCGGGGCTCTTTGTGACTGGATAAGAATCGAAGGTTGCTTTACCGCTTCTTCAGGCTCGGCAAATATTTGTATCACAGAAGCATCCGGTGTAGGATTTGGAAATGACTTTGCCATAGATGACATTGCCATGTTTGAAAAATGTATGGACATGGATGAAGTGACCGTAGAAATAGTGGATGTCATTGCCAAACTGACTATACCCTTTAAACCGAAATGTTCCTCAGAAACTTTTGACTTGTTTGCTACCGGATCCTCATTCGGCCCTAATATAACATATGAATGGTCTACAGATGTGGGAAAAATTATTTCACAAAACGGCTTAATGGCTAAGGCCAAAGGTTCAGGAATATACACGGTTAAGGTCAAGTATAAAAATGGCAATGTGGAGTGCGAAGAGGAGGCTTCCATTGAATACATGGCACCTGATGAATTAGTTGGATTTGTAGATGCGGATGGCAGAATAGATTGTCAGAAAGATAGTGTTCAATTAACAGCCAACCTTACTTCAGGAAGCGGAATCTATTCCTACAAATGGAGTCCGGACAGTAACCTTATCGATGGTCAAAACACAGAAATTGCATTAGTCAAAAAGGCCGGTAAGTATACTGTTACCATAACAGACCAAACTTCCGGTTGCACGCTTTTGATTGACTATGATGTTAAGGCGGACACTGCAAAACCAGCAGCAGGAATTACCGGTGACACTTTATTGAACTGTAAAAATCAACAAGTCATTTTAAATTCAAAAGTATTAGACAGCACAAAGTATTATTTAACCTGGACCAATCCGGACCTTAGCCAAACAAATCAAAAATTTTCGCTAACGGGAAATCTGCCCGGAAGGTATAAATTATCTGTTCTGGATAGAAACAATCATTGCGAAGACAGTACAAGTTGGGATGTCAAAATTGACACGCTTGCTCCATTAATTGAATTAGGAAATGATCTGAATATTGATTGCAAAAACAATGGGGTAAACGTCACCAATAATACCAGCAACCCAGCCGGGAATTATGGCTATTACTGGACCATTGACACTGCTAAATTTCAAAAAGAAAATATTCTCATGGACAAACTCATTCAAAAAAGTGGGAAAGTACTTTTAAGAATGGTGAATGAATTGAATGGTTGTGAATCTATAGATAGTCTGAATGTGGTCGATTCGCGCAAAGTTCCCTCCCTGGATGCCGGAAAGGATGAAATCCTTAATTGCAACATATCCAGTATTAAATTAAACGCACGAATTAATTCAAGTGACTCTCTTGATATATCCTGGTCCAGTATTGGAGGTAATATTGTTTCCGGGAACAATCGAATTGATCCTGTCATTAATCAAAAAGGATGGTATTATATTCGAATCAAGAACAGAACAAATGATTGCGAGAACCTAGATTCCTTGTATGTAGATCAGAATGTGACAAAACCAATGGTTAGTGCTGGTATGGACCAGGTATTTAGCTGCATTGATACCGTGAAGACAATTGATGGTTCAGCAAGTAGCCAGGGATCACAGTATACATTTTTGTGGACCAGCTCTGATGGTATCATAAAATCAGGAAACGGTACAAATAAAATTGAAGTAAGCACTCCGGGGACTTATGTTATTGTTGTAACAGATACATCAAATGGATGTCGGGATTCTGCCAGTGCTAAAATTGTTCCCGATTTAAATAAACCTGTTGTATCTATTCAATCGCCCGATACCCTTAATTGTAACCGACAGCAAATTGATTTGACTGCAACTGCAAATTCATTGAGTGGCAATCCACTTACTTATGAATGGTCCACACAGGGAGGAGGTACCATTCAATCTCCAAACACTTTGCAAACAAAAATTAATTCTCCGGGTACTTATACTTTTAAAGCAACAGACCAATCCAATGGTTGTAGTGCATTCGTAAGTGTAATCGTTGGAATTGATACGTTAAAGCCAACGGTAAACGCCGGTAAAGATCTGGTTTGGAATTGCGAAAGTCAACAGTTTATGTTGAACGCTACTGCGTCCGGAAATTCAAACTCATTTAGTTTTAATTGGTCTAGCGCCAATGGACAGATTCAGGGTAATTCCGCTACAAAAAACATTACTGTTGTTTCTCCCGGAACCTATATGGTTCTCGTTAAGGATTTAATCAACGGTTGTGAATCTACAGACTTGCTCAGCATAATTCCTGATCTCACCAAACCAGTGGTCAATATTCAAATGCCGGATACTTTAAATTGCATACAGAATACTTTAAATATTAATGCAGGAGGTTCCAGTAGTGGAAGCAGATTTTTAACAAGTTGGCAGAGCACAGGAGGAAATATTTTAGGAAGCCCGACTCTTTTAAATATCCTTGTAGATAAAGCAGGAACTTACGTGCTTACCATCCAGGATACGGTTAACAAATGTGTTTCGTTCGATAGTGTGCGTGTATTAGAAGATCTCCTTAAACCTGTTATTGATATCCCTGCTGTAGGAGAACTCACCTGTTCAATAAGAGATGTCCTGATTCAAGGTGTTATTCAAAATCAGGGAAAAAATTCTCAAATCATTTGGACAACAAGTAATGGATCCATTATTGGCGCTGCGAATCAGGCAGATTGCCGGGCTGGAAAAACAGGAAGTTACTATTTGAAAGTCAAAAATCTGGACAATGGGTGTGAAACCATCGACTCTATTAGTGTTACAGAAAATACAAATGTACCTACTGAGCTTAATTATAATCTAGAGCAAGCCAGGTGCACCGGGGAGAATGCCTCAATAACTCTGCTCAATATTGTAGGAGGTGTTCAACCTTATACTTACTTCCTCGATAATGTTCCAGTTGCGGGACCGCATATTCCTGGATTGTCACCAGGCCGGAGAACCATACGGGTCGTAGATGCAAATGGCTGTATTTTGAATGCAGACTTTATCGTCACTACCCCTGACCCGGTAGGCGTTAGTTTGCCGCCTGTTATAAAAATAAATGAAGGAGATCCTCTTGTTTTGCAAGCCGTGATCATCACACCAAAAGATTCCATTGATTGGATTAAATGGGACCCCGCAGACAATTTATCCTGCACAGATTGTGATAATCCGACGGTTACTAATTTAAGAAAAGAAACAACTTATACAGTCAGTTATGCCAACAAAGATGGATGTATCGCATCTGCGAGCATAACGATCCAAATTATTAAAAAAGGAATCTGGGTACCTACCGTTTTTAGTCCTAACGGAGATGGCATCAACGACTGGTTTTTTCCAAGCGTCACGGAAGACAGTTACAAGACCATCAGGAAATTTTCCATATTCACCAGGTGGGGAGAAAGAGTTTTTGACCGGGAAAATTTACAGCCGAATATTCCGGATCAAGGCTGGAACGGAGAATTTAAAAACCAACCGTTAAATCCAGGCGTTTTTATTTATGTTTTAGAAGTGGAGTGGAATGATGGAACCATTCAACAACTTAAAGGTGATATCAATTTACTCAGATAG
- a CDS encoding S46 family peptidase, translating into MWLPQFLKTLNEKEMKSMGMKINAEDIYSVNKGSLKDAIIQFGGGCTGEIISNKGLILTNHHCGFSYIQSHSSVEKNLIKDGYWAKDYNSELACAGLTATLIVRIDDVTKEMLKNITPDMKDNQRRLIYDRNQNELLKSIQKKSYEDVSIRSFYNGNQFFAFITLTYKDVRLVGTPPESIGKFGADTDNWVWPRHTGDFSIFRIYAGKNNLPAEFSKENVPYIPKHSLPISLDGVEAGDFTMVFGFPGRTNEYLTKEGVRQITEVQNPVRVKIRDQVLKIMDKYMRSNVKTKIQYSAIYAGIANYWKKWIGESQGVKFTNGLERKQKTDDEFNKRVQANPNWANYRSLVSDLEKQYQLLEPMALAKEYYAEGFQRNIDLFNCYSRIRKLSEVYEGRGEEIFKSKRNEMFNSADAIFKNVDISVEKEIFKNVLKTVVEGVDQELLVPYLREQLGVFKNDYEAFTEHLYTNSAFTSSDSLKKLSSLEFPQWINRVQSDPVWKFYEELNYFLINGIQKRAGEHEENIADLRRKHMAALMEVFPERKFYPDANSTLRVAYGKVEGFLPRDGVTYLPKTYLDGVMEKYIPEDYEFDVHPKLRSLFESKDFGIYGEKGKMPLAFIASNHTTGGNSGSPTIDAHGNLIGLNFDRVWEGTMSDINYDVRICRNIMVDARYVLFIIDKFAGADHILSELRLVHPKNNKKGKQKI; encoded by the coding sequence ATGTGGCTTCCGCAATTTCTTAAGACTCTGAATGAAAAAGAAATGAAGTCCATGGGGATGAAGATAAATGCAGAAGATATTTACAGTGTGAATAAGGGTTCTTTAAAAGATGCCATTATTCAGTTCGGAGGAGGATGCACCGGAGAAATCATTTCAAATAAAGGGTTGATCTTAACCAACCACCACTGTGGATTTAGTTACATTCAATCCCATTCATCCGTTGAAAAAAATCTTATCAAAGATGGGTATTGGGCAAAAGATTATAATTCTGAATTGGCATGTGCGGGATTAACTGCGACTTTAATTGTAAGAATTGATGATGTTACCAAAGAGATGTTGAAGAACATTACACCAGACATGAAAGACAATCAACGCCGATTGATTTATGACCGAAACCAAAATGAACTTCTTAAAAGTATTCAAAAAAAATCATATGAAGATGTGAGCATCCGATCATTTTATAATGGGAATCAATTTTTTGCATTCATCACTTTAACTTACAAGGATGTCAGATTAGTGGGCACCCCGCCTGAGTCTATTGGAAAATTTGGCGCTGATACAGACAACTGGGTATGGCCAAGACATACTGGTGACTTTTCTATTTTCAGGATTTATGCCGGAAAAAATAATTTACCTGCAGAATTTTCAAAAGAAAATGTCCCATATATCCCTAAGCATTCCTTACCCATTTCTCTGGATGGTGTGGAGGCTGGTGATTTCACTATGGTATTTGGTTTTCCCGGAAGAACTAATGAATATCTTACTAAAGAAGGAGTGCGTCAAATCACAGAAGTCCAAAATCCGGTCAGGGTAAAGATCCGCGACCAGGTTTTGAAAATTATGGATAAATACATGAGAAGCAATGTTAAAACTAAAATTCAGTATTCTGCTATTTATGCCGGAATTGCAAATTATTGGAAGAAATGGATAGGTGAAAGTCAGGGAGTAAAATTTACCAATGGTTTGGAAAGAAAACAAAAAACGGATGACGAATTTAATAAAAGGGTACAGGCTAATCCTAATTGGGCTAATTACAGATCTTTGGTAAGCGATTTAGAAAAGCAATATCAATTGCTTGAACCAATGGCCCTTGCTAAAGAATATTATGCAGAAGGATTTCAAAGAAACATTGACCTTTTCAATTGTTACAGCAGAATAAGGAAACTTTCTGAAGTGTATGAAGGCCGTGGTGAAGAAATATTCAAAAGCAAAAGAAACGAAATGTTTAATTCTGCCGATGCAATATTTAAGAATGTGGACATATCGGTTGAAAAGGAAATTTTTAAAAACGTTTTAAAGACAGTAGTGGAAGGAGTAGATCAGGAATTGCTCGTCCCTTATCTAAGAGAGCAGCTGGGCGTTTTTAAAAACGATTATGAGGCCTTCACTGAACATTTATACACCAACAGTGCATTCACGTCATCCGATAGTTTAAAAAAACTAAGCTCATTGGAATTTCCGCAATGGATAAACAGAGTTCAGTCGGATCCGGTTTGGAAATTTTACGAAGAACTCAATTATTTTCTGATCAATGGCATTCAAAAAAGAGCAGGAGAGCATGAAGAAAATATTGCCGATTTAAGAAGAAAGCATATGGCTGCACTCATGGAAGTTTTTCCAGAAAGAAAATTTTATCCGGATGCGAATTCCACGTTAAGAGTTGCCTATGGAAAAGTAGAAGGCTTTCTACCAAGAGATGGCGTCACCTATCTTCCTAAAACCTATTTAGATGGCGTAATGGAAAAATATATTCCGGAAGATTATGAATTTGATGTGCATCCAAAACTTCGTAGTTTGTTTGAAAGCAAAGATTTTGGCATTTATGGTGAAAAAGGTAAAATGCCATTGGCATTTATTGCATCGAATCACACTACAGGTGGAAATTCCGGAAGCCCTACCATTGATGCACATGGCAATCTCATCGGTTTAAATTTTGACCGGGTGTGGGAAGGCACCATGAGTGATATAAATTATGATGTACGAATCTGTCGTAACATCATGGTAGATGCCCGTTATGTTTTGTTCATTATAGACAAATTTGCGGGCGCCGATCACATCCTTTCAGAATTAAGGTTGGTTCATCCAAAAAACAATAAAAAAGGAAAGCAGAAAATATAG
- a CDS encoding inorganic diphosphatase — protein sequence MGKAIKFQIQSSHPWHGVDPDWENNLINAIIEIPKGERSKFEIDKQSGLIKLDRVLAASVEYPMNYGIIPKSLGEDGDPLDILVLSHSPLPSLCMVLCRLLGAFKMNDQGVTDDKIIAIADKDATLSHLKSMVDLPEHLKNELKHFFEQYTVLENKKVDFFGFENLEMAVHLIEQCLMRYEQKYLIS from the coding sequence ATGGGTAAGGCAATTAAATTTCAAATACAAAGCAGCCATCCATGGCATGGAGTAGATCCAGATTGGGAAAATAATCTTATCAATGCAATTATTGAAATACCAAAAGGAGAAAGATCAAAATTTGAAATTGATAAACAATCCGGGTTGATTAAATTAGACAGGGTTCTAGCCGCCTCCGTAGAATATCCCATGAACTATGGAATTATTCCAAAATCACTCGGTGAAGATGGCGATCCACTGGACATTCTTGTTTTGTCTCATTCCCCACTCCCCTCTTTATGTATGGTGCTGTGCAGATTACTCGGCGCATTTAAAATGAATGATCAAGGCGTAACGGATGATAAAATAATTGCAATAGCGGATAAAGATGCAACCCTAAGTCACCTCAAATCAATGGTTGATTTGCCGGAACATTTAAAAAATGAATTGAAACATTTTTTTGAACAATACACCGTATTAGAAAATAAAAAAGTTGATTTTTTTGGATTTGAAAATCTTGAAATGGCTGTCCATTTAATTGAGCAATGCCTGATGAGATATGAGCAAAAATATCTGATAAGTTAA
- a CDS encoding nuclear transport factor 2 family protein, with translation METNCSVINSLYSALKSKDFERLKIFYSEQLHFSDEVFDALNYTQTLSMWTMLLSRSKDIFIEFGEVECSNQIGSAVWKAHYIFTPTGRKVINEIHARFEFKDGKIVHHRDYFNFYRWARQAFGWKGILLGWMPFFKSKVQRNAKKSLDNYMNKIR, from the coding sequence ATGGAGACCAATTGTTCTGTAATTAATTCACTTTATTCTGCTTTAAAATCAAAGGACTTTGAAAGATTGAAAATTTTCTATTCTGAGCAATTGCATTTCTCTGATGAAGTCTTTGATGCGCTAAATTATACACAGACTTTATCTATGTGGACCATGCTATTGAGTAGAAGCAAAGATATATTTATTGAATTTGGGGAAGTGGAATGTTCAAATCAAATCGGCAGTGCAGTTTGGAAGGCTCACTACATCTTCACCCCTACAGGGAGAAAAGTGATCAACGAGATTCATGCACGATTTGAATTTAAGGACGGTAAAATTGTGCACCACAGGGATTATTTTAATTTTTATAGATGGGCAAGGCAGGCTTTTGGGTGGAAAGGGATTTTGCTTGGCTGGATGCCTTTTTTTAAAAGTAAAGTTCAGCGTAACGCAAAAAAATCTCTTGACAACTACATGAATAAAATAAGGTAA
- a CDS encoding TlpA family protein disulfide reductase, which yields MKLLVKFFGIFISIVFLTSCSNDVKINGDFSDGGDMNVSLERIGLDNTSVPVDNQKMAGGKFGFALKEVPKPGLYRIKMGQSQLIFVLDGTEKKVEFSGTLADVNQGKYELKGAPAAEGVVNSLKDLMTGQVTIEMAQKKIDEATHPLSKGLLAVQLLGFRPEFIGQHKTVIALLKEKYPESEFTKSYESFVVQTEQAAAQEKAQESIQVGMQAPDINLPSPAGKTFKLSDLKGKVVLIDFWASWCGPCRRANPHVVDVYNRYKAKGFTVYSVSLDGVDSRTKSQLGDEGQIQEFTKRAKDAWVGAIEKDGLSWDTHVSDLKKWECAPAASYGVRAIPKTFLVDREGKIAAIDPRDNLEEEIKKLL from the coding sequence ATGAAATTGCTAGTAAAGTTTTTTGGGATTTTTATAAGCATCGTTTTCTTAACATCATGTTCCAATGATGTAAAAATAAATGGTGATTTTTCAGATGGAGGAGACATGAATGTAAGTCTGGAGAGAATTGGTTTGGATAACACTTCTGTCCCAGTTGACAATCAAAAGATGGCAGGCGGAAAATTCGGATTTGCCTTAAAGGAAGTTCCTAAACCAGGTCTTTACCGGATCAAAATGGGCCAAAGCCAGTTGATTTTTGTACTGGATGGGACTGAAAAGAAAGTTGAATTTTCCGGTACACTTGCAGATGTGAATCAAGGTAAATACGAACTTAAAGGGGCCCCTGCCGCGGAAGGAGTGGTTAACTCCTTAAAAGATTTAATGACAGGACAGGTAACTATTGAGATGGCACAGAAAAAAATTGATGAAGCCACTCACCCTTTATCAAAAGGTCTGCTTGCGGTCCAACTATTAGGCTTTAGGCCTGAATTTATTGGACAACACAAGACGGTAATTGCGCTCTTAAAAGAAAAGTATCCGGAATCAGAATTTACAAAGTCGTACGAAAGTTTTGTTGTTCAAACTGAACAAGCCGCAGCTCAGGAAAAAGCACAGGAAAGTATTCAGGTGGGTATGCAAGCCCCGGACATCAACCTTCCTTCTCCTGCCGGAAAAACCTTCAAATTATCCGACTTGAAAGGTAAAGTTGTATTGATTGACTTTTGGGCAAGCTGGTGCGGTCCATGCAGAAGGGCAAACCCGCATGTTGTGGATGTTTACAACAGGTATAAGGCAAAAGGATTTACGGTGTACAGTGTTTCATTGGATGGTGTAGACAGCAGAACTAAATCCCAACTAGGCGATGAAGGTCAAATTCAGGAATTCACCAAACGTGCTAAAGACGCATGGGTAGGTGCAATTGAAAAAGATGGATTGAGTTGGGATACGCATGTTAGCGATCTAAAAAAATGGGAATGTGCACCAGCAGCCTCATATGGCGTTCGGGCAATTCCAAAAACATTCCTCGTGGATCGTGAGGGAAAGATTGCAGCCATTGACCCAAGAGATAATTTGGAAGAAGAAATTAAAAAATTACTTTAG
- the purL gene encoding phosphoribosylformylglycinamidine synthase subunit PurL, protein MQQPDLEIAKKLGLIESEYHQIVEILGRQPNFTELSIFSVMWSEHCSYKNSIKYLKKLPRKGSRLLVEAGEENAGLVDIGDGLACAFKIESHNHPSAIEPYQGAATGVGGIHRDIFTMGARPIAALNSLRFGNPDLAHTKKLIRGVVKGIGNYGNSFGVPTVGGEVYFNECYNQNILVNAMSVGIVEVGKTVSASADGPGNPVFIVGSSTGKDGIHGATFASADLSENSSEDLPAVQVGDPFQEKLLLEASLEAIATGQIVGMQDMGAAGITCSTSEMSAKSKTGMVIWLDKVPTRQAKMQAFEILLSESQERMLIVCKKGGENELFKVFDKWDLECVQIGEVTNTGRLEYFMHGEKVADVPAHALVLGGGAPVYDREMIRPAYMDKVDEFSPSMILEPDDLVSISKRLISTPNIASKSWIFEQYDRMVRTGTMTSVVSSDAAIVRVKGTKKALALSVDCNSAYVHVDPYEGAMIAVAECARNISCSGGLPVAITNCLNFGNPYNPEVYYQFVHALRGMGDACLKFDTPVTGGNVSFYNQSTINHKIEPVYPTPTIGMLGILDDASKMMTIHFKSEGDLIFLIGRQNNHIGYSEYVVHIHGFDLSPAPYFNLTEEYNMQKAVRESIHDGLIESAHDVSEGGVFITLAESAMAGQIGFDIKVPEQYRKDIFLFGESQGRVIVSCKPLNKNKVLAFFAEHGVDVHELGIVNASKLVIDSQVFGELKEYADLYQKALGLKMEN, encoded by the coding sequence ATGCAACAACCTGATCTTGAAATCGCAAAAAAGCTAGGACTCATTGAATCTGAATATCATCAGATTGTTGAAATTCTCGGAAGGCAGCCCAATTTTACTGAACTCAGTATTTTTTCAGTGATGTGGTCTGAGCATTGTTCTTATAAAAATTCAATAAAGTACTTAAAAAAACTTCCCCGTAAAGGTAGTCGCCTACTGGTGGAAGCCGGAGAGGAGAATGCCGGACTGGTGGACATTGGCGATGGGTTGGCATGTGCATTTAAAATTGAGTCCCACAACCATCCTTCAGCCATTGAACCCTATCAGGGAGCAGCAACCGGAGTAGGTGGAATACATAGGGATATCTTTACCATGGGGGCAAGACCCATTGCGGCTTTGAATTCTTTAAGGTTTGGAAATCCAGACCTTGCGCACACAAAAAAATTGATCAGAGGGGTCGTAAAGGGAATTGGCAATTATGGAAATTCCTTTGGTGTACCTACGGTAGGTGGTGAGGTTTATTTTAACGAATGTTATAATCAAAACATTTTAGTTAATGCCATGTCCGTAGGGATTGTTGAAGTAGGTAAAACCGTTTCTGCAAGTGCCGATGGTCCGGGCAATCCGGTCTTTATTGTCGGTTCTTCCACTGGGAAGGATGGCATCCATGGCGCTACATTTGCATCCGCAGATCTATCAGAGAATTCATCGGAAGACCTTCCTGCAGTGCAGGTAGGCGATCCGTTCCAAGAAAAATTATTGCTCGAAGCTAGTCTGGAAGCTATTGCTACAGGTCAAATAGTAGGCATGCAGGATATGGGAGCTGCCGGAATTACTTGTTCTACCTCAGAAATGTCGGCAAAGTCTAAAACCGGTATGGTGATATGGCTGGACAAGGTTCCTACCCGACAGGCAAAAATGCAAGCATTTGAGATTTTGCTTTCTGAATCTCAGGAACGAATGCTCATTGTGTGTAAGAAGGGTGGAGAAAATGAATTGTTCAAGGTTTTCGATAAATGGGATCTTGAATGTGTTCAGATTGGAGAGGTTACCAATACCGGGCGATTAGAATATTTTATGCATGGTGAAAAGGTGGCCGATGTTCCTGCCCATGCATTGGTACTTGGAGGGGGCGCACCGGTTTATGACAGAGAAATGATACGTCCGGCATATATGGATAAAGTCGACGAATTTTCTCCTTCCATGATTCTTGAACCGGACGATTTGGTTTCGATATCCAAAAGATTGATTTCTACACCAAACATCGCATCCAAGTCCTGGATATTTGAACAATATGACCGCATGGTAAGAACCGGAACCATGACCTCGGTGGTTAGCTCTGATGCTGCAATTGTTCGCGTCAAAGGAACCAAGAAAGCTCTTGCCCTCAGTGTGGACTGTAATTCTGCTTATGTTCATGTGGATCCTTATGAAGGGGCTATGATTGCGGTTGCAGAATGTGCCAGAAACATTAGCTGTTCGGGTGGCTTGCCAGTGGCCATAACCAATTGTTTGAATTTTGGGAATCCATATAATCCGGAAGTTTATTATCAGTTCGTGCATGCCTTAAGAGGTATGGGAGATGCCTGTTTAAAATTCGATACACCCGTAACCGGGGGAAATGTTAGTTTTTACAATCAAAGCACCATAAACCATAAGATTGAACCCGTATATCCCACGCCAACCATTGGCATGCTGGGCATTCTGGATGATGCTTCAAAAATGATGACCATCCATTTTAAATCGGAGGGAGACCTAATTTTTCTTATTGGCAGACAAAATAATCATATTGGCTATAGTGAATACGTGGTACACATACATGGATTCGACCTTTCTCCAGCGCCTTATTTTAACTTGACCGAAGAGTATAATATGCAAAAAGCGGTCAGAGAATCGATTCACGATGGTTTAATCGAATCTGCCCACGACGTTTCGGAAGGTGGGGTGTTTATAACCCTTGCAGAGTCTGCAATGGCAGGACAAATTGGCTTTGACATAAAAGTGCCTGAGCAATACCGCAAGGATATTTTTCTCTTTGGGGAGAGTCAGGGAAGGGTTATTGTCAGTTGTAAGCCATTAAACAAAAACAAAGTTCTTGCGTTTTTTGCAGAGCATGGGGTTGATGTACATGAGTTGGGTATAGTTAATGCCTCTAAACTGGTAATTGACAGCCAGGTATTTGGTGAACTAAAAGAATATGCTGATTTGTATCAAAAAGCACTTGGTCTAAAAATGGAAAATTAA